The following is a genomic window from Pirellulales bacterium.
TCGGCCTTGCCGTCGCTGTTCGACCTAACCGACCGTGTAGCGATCCTCACCGGCGGAGCAGGCCTGCTGGGCAAACAATATACACGGGCCATGCTCGCCGCTGGAGCACGCGTCGTCGTGGCGGATCTCGACGGCGGTGCGGCAATTGCCTCAGCCCGGGCGGCCGCGGATGAAATCGGCGGCGAATCGCTCGGCGTCGCAGTCGACATAACCAAGCGAGCCGACGTCGAGCGGATGGCGGCTGTAGCGCTCGAACGCTGGGGAAGCGTCGATATCCTCGTGAACAACGCAGCCATCGATCCGAAATTCGATGCCGCCGTAGCTCAGCAACAAGCCAGCACCTTTGAGGACTATCCGCTTCCGCTGTGGCAACAATCGTTGGATGTGAACCTGACCGGCGCGATGCATTGCTGCCAAGTGGTGGGACGATCCATGGTGGGGCAAAAGCGGGGCGTGATCGTGAACGTGAGTTCGACCTATGGCCTCGTCGCCCCGGACCAACGACTGTATCAGCGCGACGGAGAAGCGGAGCAAACGCTCTTCAAGCCCGCCGCTTATGCCGTGACCAAAGCCGGCATCGCACATTTCACCCGCTATTTGGCGGCCTATTGGGCGGCGGCCGGAATCCGCGTCAACACGTTGACTCCCCACGGCATCTACAACTCGCAAGATGAGCAATTCGTTCGCCGCTACAACGAGCGTTGCCCAATGCGCCGGATGGCGCGGGCGGATGAAATGAATGGCCCGCTGCTGTTCCTGGTCTCCGACGCCTCGTCGTATATGACCGGCTCGAACCTGATTGTCGACGGAGGGTGGACGGCTTGGTAGCTCGGCCGGAAGTGTTGGCGATCGTGCAGGCCCGCGGCGGCTCGAAAGGGCTGCTCCGCAAGAATGTTTTGCCGCTCGGCGGGCATCCACTGTTGGCCT
Proteins encoded in this region:
- a CDS encoding SDR family oxidoreductase, coding for MADSAKTSALPSLFDLTDRVAILTGGAGLLGKQYTRAMLAAGARVVVADLDGGAAIASARAAADEIGGESLGVAVDITKRADVERMAAVALERWGSVDILVNNAAIDPKFDAAVAQQQASTFEDYPLPLWQQSLDVNLTGAMHCCQVVGRSMVGQKRGVIVNVSSTYGLVAPDQRLYQRDGEAEQTLFKPAAYAVTKAGIAHFTRYLAAYWAAAGIRVNTLTPHGIYNSQDEQFVRRYNERCPMRRMARADEMNGPLLFLVSDASSYMTGSNLIVDGGWTAW